In Caretta caretta isolate rCarCar2 chromosome 4, rCarCar1.hap1, whole genome shotgun sequence, one genomic interval encodes:
- the ANXA5 gene encoding annexin A5 translates to MAKLSRGTVKDFAGFDARTDAEALRKAMKGLGTDEEAVLKILTSRSNAQRQQIAAAFKTLFGRDLVDDLKSELTGKFETLMVALMRPARLFDAHELKHAIKGAGTNEKVLTEILASRTSAELRNVKQVYLEEYEANLEDHVTGDTTGYYQRMLVVLVQANRDPDGRIDEGLVEQDAQVLFKAGELKWGTDEEKFITILGTRSVCHLRKVFDKYMTISGFQIEETIDRETSGDLEKLLLAIVKCVRSVPAYFAESLFYAMKGTGTDDDTLIRIMVSRSEIDLLDIRREFRKNFAKSLHHMIQKDTSGDFRKALLLLCGGDDE, encoded by the exons CTCTCAAGAGGCACCGTGAAGGACTTTGCTGGTTTTGATGCCAGAACTGATGCTGAGGCTCTCCGTAAGGCAATGAAAGGATTGG GTACCGATGAAGAGGCTGTCCTGAAGATCCTTACTAGCAGAAGCAATGCTCAACGCCAACAAATTGCAGCGGCTTTTAAAACCTTATTTGGCAGG GATCTTGTAGATGACCTGAAATCAGAACTGACTGGCAAATTTGAAACCCTGATGGTGGCTTTGATGAGACCAGCGCGACTTTTTGATGCCCATGAACTGAAGCATGCCATTAAG GGAGCAGGGACCAACGAGAAAGTGCTAACTGAAATTCTTGCCTCCAGAACAAGTGCAGAGCTGCGGAATGTAAAACAAGTTTATCTGGAAG AATATGAAGCCAACTTAGAAGATCATGTCACAGGAGACACAACAGGTTACTATCAGAGGATGCTAGTAGTCCTTGTTCAG GCTAATAGAGACCCTGATGGAAGAATTGATGAGGGTCTGGTTGAGCAAGATGCTCAG GTCTTATTTAaggctggagagctgaaatggGGAACAGATGAAGAAAAGTTCATCACCATCTTGGGAACTCGAAGTGTCTGTCACCTAAGGAAGG TGTTTGACAAATACATGACCATCTCTGGCTTTCAAATTGAAGAAACCATTGACCGTGAAACCTCTGGGGATCTGGAGAAGTTGCTTCTGGCAATTG TGAAATGTGTCCGAAGTGTACCTGCCTATTTTGCTGAATCTCTCTTTTATGCCATGAAG GGAACTGGCACCGATGATGATACTTTGATCAGAATCATGGTTTCAAGGAGCGAAATTGATCTGCTGGACATTAGACGTGAATTCAGAAAGAATTTTGCGAAATCTTTGCATCATATGATTCAG AAAGATACATCTGGAGACTTCAGGAAAGCACTCTTGCTCCTCTGCGGTGGAGATGATGAGTAA